GGAAATCTATTTCGCCTGATGACTCCGCAGCAGCAGCAGATATTATTTAATAACACAGCAGATGCTGTTGGCGGAGCACAGAAATTTATTCAGCTCAGACATATTCAGAACTGTCTGAAGGCAGATTCTGCTTATGGCACAGGAGTGGCCAAAGCATTAGGCATAAAACCGGAAGAGTATATCAACATTTAAATTTATAAATATGAAGAAGTCAATTTTTTATCACGCAGGATGTTCAGTATGTGTGAGTGCTGAACAGGATATTATCGCCCTTATTGGTGCAGATAAAGTAGAAGTTGTTAATCTGGCAGAACACAGAAACCAGATTGAAGAAGCCGAAAAAGCAGGCATTAAATCTGTTCCTGCCCTGGTGACAACAAACGGGAACGTACTCCATATTAATTTTGGAGCATCTCTGGCCGACGTAAAAGGTTAATCAGAAAGCGTGTCTCTCAGTCAGGGAGACACGCTTTCTATTTTAAAGATTAAAACTTACCGGCTCTGTAATCTGCATAAGCCTGTTTGATCTCTTCTTCAGTGTTCATGACAAACGGTCCTTTGGCAACTACCGGTTCTCTCAAAGGCCGACCGGCAAAAAAGAGTACTTTCATTTGCTCTTTTGCTTTGATGCGGATCTCACTTTCAGCCGCTTCACCCAGCACATTATCCAGTAATAATACCTGACCTTTTTGTGCTTCGGTATAGTGGCTTCCAAATACTCCTGAACCTTCCAGGACCACTATAAATCCATTATAGTCTGCCGGTAAATCCTGAACGGCTGTCGCACCTGCTTCAATCTCTATTTCGGCCATGGTAACCAGTGCGTGGTTTTTGGTAGGCGAGACTACATTGCCGGATGAACCTGAGAATACACGATAGCTAACACCCTCTTCCCGGCGCACAGGTGCTTCTGCACCAATAATATCCTGATAACGTGGAGTAGCCATCTTTTCTGCCCTGGGTAAGTTTACCCATAATTGTAAAGAATGGACTGTAGTATTTACTGGTGGTTCTTCCAGATGGTTAATACCTTTGCCGGCAGTCATCCACTGTACGTCACCTTTTTTGATCGTGCCTTTACCTCCTTTATCATCAGTATGATGCATTTCACCATCAATGATATAGGTTACGGTTTCCATCCCGCGATGCGGATGATTGTCAAAAGCTTTTTGCTGAAAGATATCTTCTGCCATCAGCAAAAACGGATCAAATTCCTCCCAGTTTCCCGGAGGAAGTACCAGCCCGGCAGTATGAATATCGCTGTGTTTATTGAGTTCTATTTTCCAGGTGCGTTTAATTGCACGTTGTGCTATTTTTTGATTTTCCATGATCTTATGAGTTAGATGAAATATTTATATTTCAGGGTTTAAAATGAAATCAGATGCGCGGTCACCAATCATGATACAGGCGGCATTGGTATTTCCGGTATTGATTAATGGCATGATTGAACCATCAGCTACTCTGAGATTCTCCACCCCGTATACTTTGAGACGGGGATCAACTACGGCCATTTTATCGATACCCATTTTTGCTGTTCCTACCTGATGATGATCGCTTACCAGATGTTTTCTGATAAAATCTTTAATTTCATCTCTATTGTTAACCGCCTTACCTGGCATAGTCTCAGTAAGAATATGCTTGCTCATTGCTGGCTCTTTGACTAAGTTACGCAAAAATTCTGTCTGCAGGACCAGTGAATCAAGGTCATCAGAATCTTCTAAAAACCGGGGATCAATAATCGGCGCTTCGTTCGGATCAGCCGATCTTAATTTGATATAACCCCTGCTTTGCGGATGTGTCAGGGTAGAAACTATGGTAAACCCATTTTCAGGAGAGTTTTCTCCGGGAAACGGAAAAGTGATAATGAAAGGCTGCATGTCCGGTACAGTCATATCCGGTTTGGTTTTCCAGAACAGGGTAGCCTCCAGACCCTGAGCTTTGGACATCGGCACCGGCTGGTGGGTTTCCCAGACATGGGGTACGTTAATATGATCCTGCAGATTCTGACCAACTCCGGGCAAATCGACCAGTGTCTCAATGCCAACATCTTCCAGATGTTTCCGATCTCCGATTCCTGATAAGAGCAGCAATTTAGGCGTATTAATGGAACCTGCGCTGATAATAATATCGCCTGTGGCATAAGCTTCATTATCTTTTTTGCCGTTATCAAGTGTATAAGAAATGCCAATAGCCTTATTCCCTGAAAACAGGATACGGTTTACCTGGGCACCTACCAGTAAAGTCAGGTTAGGATGGTTTTTTACAGGCTGAAGAAATGCTACCCAGCTGCTCATCCTTTTATTATCTTTAATGGTCAGCCAGGTATGATATACGCCGAATATGTTATTTCCATTATTATAGTTCGGGTTATAGGGAATGCCATAACTCTTTGCAGCAGCAATAAAAGCCTCTGTGACCTCAGTGGGAGCGGGGTTGAGTGTAATAGGTAACTCCCCGTTCATGCCATGATGATCTCCTTCCAGCTGCTCATCTTTAATTATAAAATGCTCAAATCTTTTAAAGTTCTTTGCTATGGTATTATAATCCCAGCCATAATTACCCAGATATGCCCAGGTATCAAAATCCTGTTTTGCCCCTCTCACATAAATCATCCCGTTGAATGCGCTGCTTCCGCCCAGTGTTTTGCCTCTTGGGAATGGTAGTTGCTGGTTGTTGGCAAACCGCTGGGGTTCGGTACGAAATGCCCAGTCGACTTCTGAGTTCCATAAGGATACCGAGCCCATCGGATCATGGATTTCAGGCTTACTGTCTACCGGGCCGGCTTCTACCAGTAATACTTTTTTTCCGGCGTCAATTAATCTTCTGGTTAAGACAGATCCTGATGATCCTGAGCCAATTACAATATGATCATATGCTTGTTCCTGATTTTTCATAGTATTGATTTCTTAATGCTTATATTTTTTTGTAACTCTGATCGTTTTAATAACTTATATCTATTGTTATGCTAACTAAAAAGAACATTTTAACGGATGTTGCACCATTTGGATATCTGGGGCAGGACGGCCGGTATACGACTGTCTTTAATGACCTTTTATTAGCTGAAATCAGGATTAACTGCCCGGAGAAAGTTTCTTTTAAAGCGGAATCTTATTCCATTATTCTATGTGTAGAAGGACATTGTATAAAAACAATAGAACCCCATACTTTTGAAGTGCCGTCTCATTCTGTGCATATCTCAAGACCAAAATACAACCAGGTCATTTCGGATGCGAGTGCTGATTTTCGTTGTTTATCGATCACCTTTACGCCCTCATTTTATCTGGATACGCCGGTCTCTGCCAGTATTATTGAGCAGCTGTTAATTATGAATCCTGATCTGCCTCCTTTGTTTAAGCTTAGTGCCGATGATTTTGAAATGGTCTGTGATAGTTTTAACAGGATCAATACGGAGTATCAGCTCAACACAACCTTTAGTAAACACATCATCCTGAATCAGCTTCTGGAATTGTTGTACAGGGTAAACAGACTTTGTACTGAAAAAATTGCCTTGCCGGATTCTGCTTTTCCCAGAAATGAACAGTTGGTCAGAGCTTATAAAAGATTGATTGATAAACATTTTTTTACACTTAAAACGGTTAAAGAATATGCAGATATTTTAAAAGTTAGTCCTAAGTATCTGGGAGAAGTTATCAAGACAGAAACCGGTCAGACTGCCTTACCCATGATTCATTACCGGATTATTCAGGAAGCCCGGCATCTGTTGAAATATACTACGCAGACGATTAAAGAGATTTCATATGTGCTTAATTTTGAAAATATTGCGCATTTCAGCCGTTTCTTTAAAAAGTACTCTGGTATATCTCCTTCCGATTTCAGAAAGACTGAAGAACAAAATCCTGATGTTCTGCCCGGACAACTTACATCGTCAGTACAGCCTTAATGGTATCTCCATGCAGACCATCTTCAATAGCTTTGTTCACTTCTGCCAATGGGTAAAATGACATCATTTTATCTACCGGAAACTTCCCGTCAAGGAAAAACTGTACCAGGCGCGGAAGAAAAACATCGGGATTACAATCTCCCATCACACTGCCCATCATTGTTCTGCCTCTGACCAGACCAAAGGAATCTACTTCTATGTCCGTGCCCTGAGGCAACAGGCCGGTAATGATACAGATCCCTTTTTCTCTGATGACTTCCATTGCGGTATGCATTACTTTTTTAACTCCGGATGATTCAAATGAGTAATGTGCCCCGCGGCCATCAGTCAGGTCTTTAATCATCTCCACAGGAGATTCTTTACTTACATTAATGGTATGCGTAGCACCCATTTCACGGGCGAGTTCAAGTCTTCCTTCATTAATATCTACGGCAATAATCATAGAACAGCCTGCAATTTTTGCAGCCATTAATGCACTCAGGCCAACAGCTCCGGTACCAAATATGACTATACTGGTTCCTGCTTCTGGTCTCAGGGTATTGAGAATTGCCCCTGATCCGGTCATAATCCCACATCCAAACGGAGCCAGGTATTTCAGATCGGCCTCCTGAGGTACTTTAATCACACTGCTCTGGTCGGCCACGCAATGTGTAGCATGGGAAGACTGGGAGAAAAAATGACTGTGTACCTCTTTACCATAGCTGTCATGTAAACTTACACTGCCGTCAAGCCTGCTTCCTCCAAAATTTCTGGGCATATGGGTAAAACAGTAGGGAGTAAGTGCTTTACGGCACATTTCGCATTCACCACAGGAACCTACACTCAGGATTACATGGTCTCCCGGCTTTACCTTGGTTACTTTACTCCCTACTTTTTCAACTATGCCGGCACCTTCGTGTCCTAAAACTATGGGCATAGGCACTGGCAGAAACTGATCTATAACATCTACATCTGTCCGGCAGATACCGGCTGCTACTATCTTTACCAGAACTTCGTTCTCTCTGGGCTCGTCAAGGGTCAGGGTTTCCAGAGTAAGTGGTTTACCTTTTTCGGTAGCTACTGCTGCTGTAATATTCATGGTATCAATGCTTTTAGTAATTCAAAAATTAATGATACCCAAAATTACGGGGGATAATGTTGCTGGTAAATGGCTAAAAGTCCGTAACTGTTGTCAATTTGTCTGTTTTGCTATTTGTACTGGTATTATTGTAGCTGTTTTGTGAAATTGATGCTGTTTAATGCTTAAATTAAAACGATTAGGCTATATTTTACTAGTTTTGAAATATGGAACAAATTATAATCAGAAAAGCGGCCCTCAGTGATCTGGATATACTTCTTCAATTTGAACAGGGGGTGGTAGAGGCTGAACGCCCTTTTAATCCTACATTGAATATTACAGGGGTTAATTACTATAATATTTATGAATTAATTACTGCGCCGCATATAGAAATGCTTGTTGCGGTATCGGGTGATGAAGTGGTCGGATCGGGTTATGCACGTATCGAAAATGCAAAACCTTATCTTAAATTTGATCGTTATGCCTATTTAGGTTTTATGTATGTTGCGCCCTCGCATCGCGGAAAAGGAGTTAACAAGGCAATTCTTGCAGGGCTGACAAGCTGGTCTAAAGCACAGGGAATTACTGAACTGAGACTGGAAGTTTATCTGGAGAATGATATTGCTGTTAAAGCCTATGAAAAAGCTGGTTTTACAAAACTTTATGCCCAGATGAGAAGGGAGATTTAAGCACATACCTGACCTTTGAAAATATACCTTAATTATGAAATTATCTTTAGTTGCCGTTGCTTTATTAATTCTCTCAGCCGGATGTAATCAGCAAAATGAAAAAACCAGGAACTATGTGCCAAGGGTTTTAACACAGAATGAAGTCTTTAACGATTTTCCAAAGGATGCATCGGACTCTATTTCTGTCGTAAAAATCAGTGAACCGGGAGAGGAACCGGTTCTGGTGGTGAAATTCAGAGACAGTACGGTTCATATACAGGATAAAATGACTGATACCGGTGGGGGACTATATAAGTTTAAATCTTCGGGTGTTCAGTTTACCAATAAACAAAAAACATGTTTACTGGTTGAGCTTGCTGACAGCTCAGGTTTGACGCCGCGCCCGTTTCTGATCGCAACGCATAATGGCAAACTGGAAGTAATCAGTTTATATCGCCCGTCAAATGGAAAAGATGATAAGAAATATACGACCGGGATCAATAAAATGGGGGCAACCGGATACCTGGTTAATAATGATTTTTTTATCACCAACGTAACTTCTAAAGCTTACGTGATTAAAAGACAGCATCCTGATGAAAGGATTCAGGGACAGGTTTTACTGTTAACTCCTGATAAGCAGACTATCATCTTTGCAGTTAAAGACTTTTTATACCAGGTACATTACCGGACCAATGAAGATCTGAATGAGCCTATCGCGCCAGGCAGTCCTAAAGAAATGGGTGCAGTTTATAAATGGATCACAGCGAATTACAGCTTCAGGAAAAATAAAAATGGGGTTACCTTTCTGCGCTATAATGACGATAACAGGATTGTGGATATGAGACGCAAATAAAATAATATCAAAGGGCAGCCTGAGCTGCCCTTTGCTG
This portion of the Pedobacter lusitanus genome encodes:
- a CDS encoding NAD(P)-dependent alcohol dehydrogenase, with amino-acid sequence MNITAAVATEKGKPLTLETLTLDEPRENEVLVKIVAAGICRTDVDVIDQFLPVPMPIVLGHEGAGIVEKVGSKVTKVKPGDHVILSVGSCGECEMCRKALTPYCFTHMPRNFGGSRLDGSVSLHDSYGKEVHSHFFSQSSHATHCVADQSSVIKVPQEADLKYLAPFGCGIMTGSGAILNTLRPEAGTSIVIFGTGAVGLSALMAAKIAGCSMIIAVDINEGRLELAREMGATHTINVSKESPVEMIKDLTDGRGAHYSFESSGVKKVMHTAMEVIREKGICIITGLLPQGTDIEVDSFGLVRGRTMMGSVMGDCNPDVFLPRLVQFFLDGKFPVDKMMSFYPLAEVNKAIEDGLHGDTIKAVLTM
- a CDS encoding GMC family oxidoreductase, with amino-acid sequence MKNQEQAYDHIVIGSGSSGSVLTRRLIDAGKKVLLVEAGPVDSKPEIHDPMGSVSLWNSEVDWAFRTEPQRFANNQQLPFPRGKTLGGSSAFNGMIYVRGAKQDFDTWAYLGNYGWDYNTIAKNFKRFEHFIIKDEQLEGDHHGMNGELPITLNPAPTEVTEAFIAAAKSYGIPYNPNYNNGNNIFGVYHTWLTIKDNKRMSSWVAFLQPVKNHPNLTLLVGAQVNRILFSGNKAIGISYTLDNGKKDNEAYATGDIIISAGSINTPKLLLLSGIGDRKHLEDVGIETLVDLPGVGQNLQDHINVPHVWETHQPVPMSKAQGLEATLFWKTKPDMTVPDMQPFIITFPFPGENSPENGFTIVSTLTHPQSRGYIKLRSADPNEAPIIDPRFLEDSDDLDSLVLQTEFLRNLVKEPAMSKHILTETMPGKAVNNRDEIKDFIRKHLVSDHHQVGTAKMGIDKMAVVDPRLKVYGVENLRVADGSIMPLINTGNTNAACIMIGDRASDFILNPEI
- a CDS encoding pirin family protein, which gives rise to MENQKIAQRAIKRTWKIELNKHSDIHTAGLVLPPGNWEEFDPFLLMAEDIFQQKAFDNHPHRGMETVTYIIDGEMHHTDDKGGKGTIKKGDVQWMTAGKGINHLEEPPVNTTVHSLQLWVNLPRAEKMATPRYQDIIGAEAPVRREEGVSYRVFSGSSGNVVSPTKNHALVTMAEIEIEAGATAVQDLPADYNGFIVVLEGSGVFGSHYTEAQKGQVLLLDNVLGEAAESEIRIKAKEQMKVLFFAGRPLREPVVAKGPFVMNTEEEIKQAYADYRAGKF
- a CDS encoding GNAT family N-acetyltransferase, which encodes MEQIIIRKAALSDLDILLQFEQGVVEAERPFNPTLNITGVNYYNIYELITAPHIEMLVAVSGDEVVGSGYARIENAKPYLKFDRYAYLGFMYVAPSHRGKGVNKAILAGLTSWSKAQGITELRLEVYLENDIAVKAYEKAGFTKLYAQMRREI
- a CDS encoding helix-turn-helix domain-containing protein — translated: MLTKKNILTDVAPFGYLGQDGRYTTVFNDLLLAEIRINCPEKVSFKAESYSIILCVEGHCIKTIEPHTFEVPSHSVHISRPKYNQVISDASADFRCLSITFTPSFYLDTPVSASIIEQLLIMNPDLPPLFKLSADDFEMVCDSFNRINTEYQLNTTFSKHIILNQLLELLYRVNRLCTEKIALPDSAFPRNEQLVRAYKRLIDKHFFTLKTVKEYADILKVSPKYLGEVIKTETGQTALPMIHYRIIQEARHLLKYTTQTIKEISYVLNFENIAHFSRFFKKYSGISPSDFRKTEEQNPDVLPGQLTSSVQP
- a CDS encoding thioredoxin: MKKSIFYHAGCSVCVSAEQDIIALIGADKVEVVNLAEHRNQIEEAEKAGIKSVPALVTTNGNVLHINFGASLADVKG